Within the Micromonospora citrea genome, the region TGCGCCGGCGGAGCCAGCGGAGCCTGGTGGTGCTCTTCACCGCCCTGGAGGCCGGGGCCCTCGGCGAAGGGCTGCTGCCCGTGCTCCCCCGGCTCGCCGCCCGGCACAAGGTGGTGATCGCCGCGACGCACGACCCGGTGCTGACCGCGCTCACCACCACCGTCCCGCAGCGTCCCGGGGACGCCTACGCGGCGGCGGCGGCCTGGCGGGCGCTGGCCGAACGCGACCGGGTCCGCGCCGCCCTGGCCCGGCACGGCGTGACGGTCGTCGACGCCCCGGCGGGCCACCTGGCCCCCACCCTCGCCGACACCTACCTACGCCTCAAGTCCCTCGGCCAACTCTGACAAACCGACCTCCCGAAACCCCCCACTCCGTCGATCATGAGGTCATCGCCCGCCCGGCGTGTCACGGCAACAACTTAATGATCGACAGGGACGGGAGCGCGGCGGCCGAGGAGGACGACGTACGCCAGGAAGGCGAGCCAGACGGCGGCGCCCAGCGCGACGCGGAGCGGGACCGGCACGGGCGCGGGTGTCACGAACGCCTCGATGAGCGCGGAGACCGCGAAGAGCCCCACCAGACCGACGGCGACGACGATTCCCTCGCGGCCCGCCCGGGCGACCGCCTGCCCCCGGGTGAGCTGCGCGGGCGGCGCGATCCACGCCCAGCCGGTACGCAGGCCCAGCCCGGCGGCCACGAAGACGCCGGTCAGCTCCAGCAGCCCGTGCGGGGTGATCAGTCCGAAGAAGACGTCCGCCCGGCCGTAGGCGACCATCACCCCGCCGACCACGCCGATGTTGAGCGCGTTCTGCCAGAGCAGGTAGAAGACGGGGACGATCAGCACCCCGGCGGCGAGGCACTGGGCGGCGAGCCAGGCGTTGTGCGTCCACAGGTGGAACGCGAAGGTCGGCGCGGCGAACTCGGTGTAGTAGCCGGCGAAGCCGGACTCGACGAGGTCGCCGGCGGCCTCGTCGCCGATGAAGGCGCCGGCCGTCTCGGGATTGCCCGCCACGAACCAGATGAGGAAGAAGCTGAGCAGCGTGAAGCCGGTCGCCACCCCGCACCACCAGGGCCAGGCGCGGTAGACCGCGCCGGGGAAGTTGACCAGCAGGAATCGGCCGACCGCCGCCCAGGACGGCCGCGGGCGGTCGGTGAGCCGGGCACGGGCGCGCAGCACCACCTGGGAGAGCTGGCTGACCAGTGCCGGGTCGGGTGAGCGGCTGCGCAGCACCGAGAGCTGGGTGGCCGCCCGCTGGTAGAGAGTGACCAGCTCGTCGACCTCGGCGGCGTCGAGCCGACCGCGCCGGGAGAGCTCCTCCAGCCGCCGCCACTCCCCGCCGTGTTCCGCGACGTACGCGTCGAGATCCACCGTCACCCCCGTCCGGCGATCATAGTGTTCACTGTCGGGGTGAGAGCGCAACCACGACCGCCGGCCCGACTTGCCCCGTGGGCCGACGCCGGGCTGGTCAGCGGGGAGGCCGTGGAGCTGGACGTCCGGGCCGCCCGGATCGGCTCCCGGGTGCTCGCGCTGATGATCGACATCCTGGTCCAGCTGGCGCTGGCGCTGGTGCTGTCCCTGACCGCCGCCGTCGTGTTCGCCAATCTGCCGACCGGGCTGGTCGACGACGCCCTCGCCGGTGGCGCCGCGACGGTGGGCCTCATCCTGGTGCTGGTCGGCTACCCGGTGCTCTGTGAGCGGCTCAACCACGGCCGGACGCTGGGCAAGATGGCGGTCGGGCTGCGCGTGGTCAGCGCCGACGGCGCCCCCGTCGGGCTGCGGCAGTCGCTGACCCGGGCGCTGGTCGGCGTGGCGGTGGAGTGGCCCGGCCTGGTGCTGCCGCTGCTGAGCTGGGTGGCCGGGGTCGCGGTGATGCTGAGCGACCGACGCGGGCGCCGGCTGGGCGACCTGGTGGCGGGCACGCTCGTCGTGCACACCCGGACGGCGACCGCCTGGCGGCCGGTCCCGACGGCGGTGCCGATGCTGGTCGGCTGGGCGTACACGCTGGACCTGAGCCGGCTCGACGACGGCCTGGCGCTGGCGGCCCGGCAGTACCTCGCCCGGGTGCACCACCTCGCGGAGCCGGCCCGGGGGCGGCTCGGCCGCGGCCTGTGGGCCGAGGTCTCGGCGGTGACGACGCCGCCCCCGCCGCCGGGCATGCCGGAGTCGGTCTACCTGGCGGCGGTCCTCGGCGAGCGGCACCGGCGGGCGTGGCACCGGCTGGGTCGGGGCCGCGCGGTCGCCGCGACGCTCTGGCCGGAGCTGACGCCCACCCCGGCCGCGTCCGGCGCGCCCCTGCCCGCCGCCACGGCCGCGATCGCCGCACCGCCCGGCACCATCCGCTCGGCGACGCCCGGCGCGGACCTCACCGGGAACACCCCGGCCACGGCGCCGACGCAGGCCCCACCGGCGGTCGCCGCACAGGCTCCTCCGACGGTACGGCCCGCGGTCGCCGCACAGGCCCCGGCGGCGGTACGGCCCGCGGTCGCCGCACAGGCCCCGGCGGGCGGTGCGCCCGCGTCCGGCCCCGACGCCTGAGCGTCAGCGGGGTGCCGACCGTCGACCGGCTGTGGCAGGATCCGGCTCGCTCGCCCCTACCGAGACGGGAAGACCGTGGCCGACGACCTGTTCACCCCCACCATCGCGCCGGCGGCGTACGAGGCCCGACGCCCGCCGTGGCGCCCGCAGTCGCTGATCTTCCCCGCCGTGTTCGGCGGGCCCACGGCGGCCACCGTGCTGGCCCTGGTCAACGGGCACCGGCTGGGCCTGCCCCGCCGGGCGAACCTGGCGGTGCTCGGCGTCGGGCTGGCCGCGCTGGCGGCCCGGCTGGTGGTCACGCTGACGATCTTCGACGACGAGGCCGACCGTCCGGCCCGGCTGGTCGGGGCGCTGGCGGGCGCGCTGGTCTGGCTGGCGGCCTCCACCGCCCAGAAGCGCCGGTTCCGGGCGTACGAGCTGCGCGGGGGCGAGCCGGCGTCGCTGTGGCTGGCCGGCGTCGGGGCGGTGTTCCTGCTGGGCTTCGCCGAGGCCCTGCTCCTCGTGCTGGTGACCGCCGCGTGACCGCCCCGGAGATCGCGCTCGCCCGGGTGGCCCACCTGCTGGAGCTGAACCGGCTGGACCAGGCGCTGGACGAGTTGAACCGGCTCCCCGCCGCGCTGGCCGTCGACCCGGCCGCGTTCCGGCTGCGGGCGGCGGCGCTGACCGGGCTGGACCGCTGGGACGACGTCGTCGCGGTCGCCCGCCAGGGGCTGGCCGAGACGGGCCCGGACGCGGAGCTGCTCGGCCGGCTGGGTCTCGCCCTGCGCCACCGCCGCGAGTTCGCCCCGGCCGAGCGGGCACTGCTCGACGCGCTCGCCATCGAGCCGGAGAACCCGTGGCTGCTCTGCCAGTACGCCGACCTCTGCTCGGCGGTGGGCCAGACCGACAAGGCGGAACGCCTGGTCGCCCGCGCCGCCGCGATCGTCCCGGACGCGCCGGCCGTCTTCGCCTCCCGCTTCCAGCTCGCGTACGCCCGGGGCGACGACCGGGCCGCCGAGCGGATCGCCCGGGAGTTCCTCGGGGCGTGGCCGGGCAGTCCGGCGGCGCTCGCCCTGCACGGCGTCGCCGCCGCCCGGCGTGGCCGGGTGGGCGCCGCGCACCGCGCCTTCGGTGAGGCGGTGGCGCAGGACCCCACCGACGCGGACTACGCGGAGGCGGCCTGGGAGACCCGGGTGTACGCCCACCCGCTGCTGGTGCCGCTGCGGCCCCTCTACCGGCTGGGGATCCTCCGCACCTGGCTGCTCGCGATCGGCGTGGTCGTGCTGCTCAACCTCGTCGGGCTGGACCTGCTCGCCGGCCTGTTCGGCCTGGCGTGGATGCTCTTCTGCGTCTGGTCGTGGATCGCCCCGGCGCTGGTCCGCCGGCTGGTCCTCGGCCGGTGGCGGTCGTGAACGGGCCCGGGCACGCGATGGCGCAACGGCGGCGGCGGTCGTGAGGGGGTTCGGGCCGTGGCTGGCCGTCCTGGCGCTGGTGCTGCTGCTCAGCGCCCTGCGCCTGCGCGCCCTGGCGGCGGTGGTCTCGCTGGCCTGGCTGGCCTGGTGCGTGTGGACCTGGGTACGCCCCGCCCGCCGCCGCTCACGTCACGACTGACGACCCCACCCGCCACGACGCGCGCCACGACCGGCCACCGCCGGATCGCGTCACGACCGGCCACCGCCGGATCGCGTCCAGGGTCGGAGCCCGGCCGGGCCGGGACCACGCGGGGCGGTCCCGGCAGACGCCGACGGGCCGGCCCGCTGACGCGGGCCGGCCCGTCCGGTGCGGTCGGTTCAGTACCGGTAGTGCTCCGGCTTGAACGGGCCCTCCACGGGGATGCCGAGGTAGGCGGCCTGCTCCTTGGTCAGGGTGCTCAGCTTGGCGCCGAGCGCGTCCAGGTGCAGCCGCGCGACCTTCTCGTCCAGGTGCTTCGGCAGCACGTAGACGCCGGTCGGGTAGTCCTCGGTCTTCGTGTACAGCTCGATCTGGGCGATCGTCTGGTTGGCGAACGAGTTCGACATCACGAAGCTCGGGTGGCCGGTGGCGTTGCCCAGGTTCAGCAGGCGGCCCTCGGACAGCACGATGATCGCGTGCCCGTCGGCGAACTTCCAGAGGTCGACCTGCGGCTTGATGTTGACCCGCTCCACGTCGGAGCGCTTCGCCAGGCCGGCCATGTCGATCTCGTTGTCGAAGTGGCCGATGTTGCCGACGATGGCCTGGTGCTTCATCCGGGCCATGTGCTCGTTGGTGATGACGTTGAAGCAGCCGGTGGCGGTGATGAAGATGTCCGCCTGCTCGACCACGTCGTCCAGGGTGGCGACCTGGTAGCCGTCCATCGCCGCCTGGAGGGCGCAGATCGGGTCGACCTCGGTCACCACGACCCGGGCGCCCTGGCCGCGCAGCGACTCGGCGCAGCCCTTGCCGACGTCGCCGTAGCCGAGCACGACCGCCATCTTGCCGCCGATCAGCACGTCGGTGGCCCGGTTGATGCCGTCGATCAGCGAGTGGCGGCAGCCGTACTTGTTGTCGAACTTGCTCTTCGTCACCGAGTCGTTGACGTTGATGGCCGGGAAGAGCAGGGTGCCGGCGCGGTGCATCTCGTAGAGCCGGTGCACGCCGGTGGTGGTCTCCTCGGTCACGCCCTTGATGCCGGAGGCGATGCGGGTCCACCGCTGACCGTCGGCCGCGAGCGAGCGGTGCAGCACGCCGAGGATGACCGCGTACTCCTCGGAGTCGGCGGACTCGACCGGCGGGACGACCCCGGCCTTCTCGAACTCGACGCCCTTGTGCACCAGCAGGGTGGCGTCGCCGCCGTCGTCGAGGATCATGTTCGGGCCCTGCCCGTCGGGCCAGGTGAGCACCTGCTCGGTGCACCACCAGTACTCCTCGAGGCTCTCGCCCTTCCAGGCGTAGACCGGGACGCCGGCCGGGGCCTCGGGGGTGCCGTCCGGGCCGACCACGATCGCGGCGGCGGCGTGGTCCTGGGTGGAGAAGATGTTGCAGGACGCCCAGCGGACCTGCGCGCCGAGCGCGACCAGGGTCTCGATCAGGACGGCGGTCTGGATGGTCATGTGCAGCGACCCGGTGATCCGGGCGCCGGCGAGCGGCTGGGCGTCGGCGAACTCACGACGGATCGCCATCAGGCCGGGCATCTCGTGCTCGGCGAGCTGGATCTCCTTGCGCCCGAACTCGGCGAGCGACAGATCCGCCACCTTGTAGTCGCCCTCGGCGAGAGTGCTCGGCCGGGCCTCGGACGGCGTGCCGCTGGCGGACGCCGGGAGGGTGCTGGTCATGGAATCTCCTGTCGGACGATGTGCTGCGCGACCCTCCACCTTACGCGCGCGCGCCGCCCTCGAAGGGACCGGCCGGTGAAGAGCGCAGGAAGACAGAAGCGGACAGCGCACGGGGCGGTCGGTCGGGAACGGAGTTACCGTCCACCTGCCGCCCGCCCCGTGCATCCCCCCGGTTTGGATCCCTCGCGCGCGTTCTCGGACCGTCGTCGCGATAACGCTGCGTACCCATAGAGTCACACTCCGCTGACGCCGCGTCAAGCTATTCCGGGAAAGTCGGACTTGCCCGGCCGGCTCAGCGCAGGCCGCAGCTCGCGACGTACGCCTCGCCCGTGCCCGCCACGCGCAGCGGCCCGGCAGCCGCCGTCCCGACCGCTGCCCGCCCCGACCCCAGCGTCACCGCGCCGCCGCCGTCGTCGACCGAGACCTCCCCGGAGCAGCACAGCACCACCCGGGGCCCGGGCACCGGCAGCGTCACCTCCGGCAGCGCCGCGCCCACCGTCACCCGGTGCAGCGCGAAATCCTCCACCGGCACCGGCCAGGCGACCACCCCGGGAGCGACCTCCAGCGGCGGCACCACCGGGTCGCGCAGCACCTCGAAGCGCAGCACCCGCAGCAACTCGTCGACGTCGACCCGCTTCGGGGTCAGCCCGCCGCGCAGCACGTTGTCGCTGGCCGCCATGATCTCCACGCCGGTGCCCCGCAGGTAGGCGTGCAGGTTGCCGGCCGGCATCCAGATCGCCTCCCCGGGGGCGAGCCGCACCCGGTTGAGCAGCATCGCCACCAGCACCCCCGGGTCACCCGGGTAGGCGGCGGCCAACTCCCGCGCCAGGTCCCCTTCGGGCCCCGCGACCGGGGCCGCCACCACTGCCGCCACCAGCGCGTCCCGCTCGTCGGCGGGCCAGGTCAGCAGCAGCCGTACGGCGTCCCGCAGCCCCGCCGGGCCGGTGCGCAGCGCCGCCAGCACCGGCTCCAGCCCGGGTACGCCGAAGCGGGTGAGCGCCTCCGCCGACTCGACCGGGTCGCGGAACCCGCAGAGCGCCTCCATCGGCGAGAGCGCGACCAGCAGTTCGGGCTTGTGGTACGGGTCGACGTAGTTGCGCTGCCCGTCGGGGCGGTCGGCGTCGGCGGCGTGCCCGGCGCGGGCCTGCTCGGCGTCCGGGTGCGCCTGGAGGCTCAGCGGGGCGTCCGCGGCGAGCACCTTGAGCAGGAACGGCAGCCGGGTGCCGAACCGGCCGACGACCCGCTCGCCGAGCCAGTGGTCCGGCTCGGCGAGCAGCAGGTCGGTCAGACTGACCCGGTGACCGTCGCGGTCGACCATGGCCGGGGCGCCCGGGTGGGCGCCCAGCCACAGTTCGGCCTCCGGTCCGTCGCTCGGCACCGGCCTGCCCTGCAACCGGGCGATCGCCGAGCGGGACCCCCAGGCGTAGTCCCGGATCGGTCCGTACAGCAGTTCCACCGGTCAGCTCCCGGGCCGCCCGGCGGCCTCACCCGGCTCGGACCCCGGCACGGCGGTGTGCGCCGCGCTTCCCGTGCCGGCGCGCTCGGCGGCGGCGCTGTAGATGTCCGGCTCCAGGTAGATCACCCGGGCGGTCGGCACGGCGGCGCGGATCCGGGCCTCGACGGTGTTGATGCTCCGGGCCAGCACCTCGGCGCTCTCGCAGGCCGGCGCGGCGACCTTCGCGGCAACCATCAGCTCCTCCGGGCCGAGGTAGAGCGTCTTCATGTGGATGATCCGCTCGAACTCAGGCCCGTCGGTGACCGCCTTCTCGATGGCGGCGACGTCGTGCGCCTCGGCGCCCTCGCCGAGCAGCAGGCTCTTGGTCTCGATGGCGAGGATGATCGCGATGGCCACCAGCAGCACGCCGATCATCGCGGTGCCGATCGCGTCCCACTCGCCGTTACCGGTGATCAGCGTCATGCCGACGCCGAAGAGCGCGAAGACCAGACCGACCAGCGCGCCCAGGTCCTCCAGCAGCACCACCGGCAGCTCGGGGGCCTTGGCCCGCCGCACGAACTTCACCCAGGACTGGTTGCCCCGGACGAGGTTGGACTCCTTGATGGCGGTGCGGAAGGAGAACGACTCCATGATGATCGCGACCACCAGCACGGTGACCGGCACCCACTGCCATTCGTCGATCGGCTCGGGGTGGGAGAACTTGTGGTAGGCCTCGTAGAGGGCGAACAGGCCACCGACGCTGAACAGCACGATCGACACGATGAACGCGTAGATGTAGCGCTCGCGGCCGTAGCCGAAGGGGTGCTGCGGGGTGGCCGCGCGCTTGGCCCGCCGCCCACCGAGGAGCAGCAGCCCCTGGTTGCCGGAGTCGGCCACCGAGTGGATCGACTCCGCCAGCATCGACGACGACCCGGTCAGCAGGAACGCGACGAACTTGGTGACGGCGATGCCGGCGTTGGCCAGCAGGGCGGCGACGATCGCCTTCGTACCACCGTTGGCGCTCACGCGGTCGCTCCGACGCGTCGCGCGGCCCCGCCGGGCGTCGGCGCGGTGCGCCGCTCGGCCCGTTCCCTGCTATCGCTCACTGGTTTGCCAGCTCCTTCATCTCGGTGATGGCCGGTACGGCCATCGGGTCCAGTCCGTGTGCCAGGGCGAGGTAGACCGAGGCGAAGTCCGGCACGGCGACCAGCGAGGCGAGCCGCTCCAGCGCGGAGCCGCCCTCGGCGGTCACCACGTCGCAACGGACGCCGCGCCGCTCGGCGAGGGTCTGCACCGCGTCGGCGCGGCGCTCCTCGACGTCGAGCGGCTCGTCGGCGTCGTCCTCCGGGTTCAGCCCGCCGTCGCGCAGCAGCACCAGCCGCAGCCGGGTGCCGGCCGGCGCCTCGTCGTCGGGGTCGGCGAAGATGTCCCGCTCCCCCTCGGCGAGGCCACCGAAGACGCCGTCGAGCAGGCCGACCCGCCCACGCCCCGCCTCGCCCAGCGCCCCGCTGACCACGGGATAGCGGGCGTTGGCGGACAGGGTGTCGCCGAACCGGCGGGCCGCGACGGTGGCCAGCGGCGACGAGCCCCAGACGATCGGCACCGAGCCGGCCAGGCCCAGGGCGAGCGACTTCGCCGGGTTGACGAAGGACTCCGCCGTCGGGCGGCACCGGTCGGCGTCGGCGTCGAGCCGGGCCGCGGTCTCCGCCAGATCCGCCTCGTTGACCTTCACCAGGCCGAGCGTACGGGCGGCGAGCAGGACCGGCACGGTGAGCGCCCACAGGCTGGCCCGGGCCGGGGCGCGCCGGGGCACCGGGATGAACGGCGCCCGGGCGCGTTCGGCCACCGACTGCAGCTGCGAGTCGGGCGCGCCGACGGCGACGAGCCGGGCACCCCGCCGGTGCGCGGCCTCGGCGGCGCCCAGCGCCTCGGGGCTGCGGCCGGAGGCGCTGACGGCGATGACCACGTCGGCGGCGCCCACCCAGCCCGGCACGCCGGCGCTGCGGTGCGGGATGACCGGCACCGGGCAGCGCGGCCCGGCGACGGTCGCCAGCACGTCGCCCGTACGCCCGGCGGTGCCGATGCCGGCGATGACCACGGCGCGGGGCCGGCCCTCGTCGGCGAGCACCTGGAGGTTGGCCTCGGCGGCCAGGGCGGCCGACTCGCGGACCTGCGCGCCGGCGGAGGCGGTGTGACGCAGCATGTCGCCCGGGTCGTGCGCGACGAGCGCGTCCTGGTCGTCGAGCAGTGCCTCGTCGGGCTCCCGCCGGCCGCTGACTCCGGCCGTACCGTCGATCACGACCGCTCCGCGGGGCCGCGTGCCTCGTCCAGCAGCAGCACCGGCACGTCGTCGCGGACCTCGAAGATCCGGCCGCACTCGGTGCAGGTCAGCGTCTGCGCCTCCGCGTCGTAGTCGAGCGGGGCGTGATGCGTGTCCGGACA harbors:
- a CDS encoding SIS domain-containing protein; translation: MIDGTAGVSGRREPDEALLDDQDALVAHDPGDMLRHTASAGAQVRESAALAAEANLQVLADEGRPRAVVIAGIGTAGRTGDVLATVAGPRCPVPVIPHRSAGVPGWVGAADVVIAVSASGRSPEALGAAEAAHRRGARLVAVGAPDSQLQSVAERARAPFIPVPRRAPARASLWALTVPVLLAARTLGLVKVNEADLAETAARLDADADRCRPTAESFVNPAKSLALGLAGSVPIVWGSSPLATVAARRFGDTLSANARYPVVSGALGEAGRGRVGLLDGVFGGLAEGERDIFADPDDEAPAGTRLRLVLLRDGGLNPEDDADEPLDVEERRADAVQTLAERRGVRCDVVTAEGGSALERLASLVAVPDFASVYLALAHGLDPMAVPAITEMKELANQ
- a CDS encoding tetratricopeptide repeat protein; its protein translation is MTAPEIALARVAHLLELNRLDQALDELNRLPAALAVDPAAFRLRAAALTGLDRWDDVVAVARQGLAETGPDAELLGRLGLALRHRREFAPAERALLDALAIEPENPWLLCQYADLCSAVGQTDKAERLVARAAAIVPDAPAVFASRFQLAYARGDDRAAERIAREFLGAWPGSPAALALHGVAAARRGRVGAAHRAFGEAVAQDPTDADYAEAAWETRVYAHPLLVPLRPLYRLGILRTWLLAIGVVVLLNLVGLDLLAGLFGLAWMLFCVWSWIAPALVRRLVLGRWRS
- a CDS encoding Trm112 family protein, which produces MALDPQLLEILACPDTHHAPLDYDAEAQTLTCTECGRIFEVRDDVPVLLLDEARGPAERS
- a CDS encoding RDD family protein, translated to MRAQPRPPARLAPWADAGLVSGEAVELDVRAARIGSRVLALMIDILVQLALALVLSLTAAVVFANLPTGLVDDALAGGAATVGLILVLVGYPVLCERLNHGRTLGKMAVGLRVVSADGAPVGLRQSLTRALVGVAVEWPGLVLPLLSWVAGVAVMLSDRRGRRLGDLVAGTLVVHTRTATAWRPVPTAVPMLVGWAYTLDLSRLDDGLALAARQYLARVHHLAEPARGRLGRGLWAEVSAVTTPPPPPGMPESVYLAAVLGERHRRAWHRLGRGRAVAATLWPELTPTPAASGAPLPAATAAIAAPPGTIRSATPGADLTGNTPATAPTQAPPAVAAQAPPTVRPAVAAQAPAAVRPAVAAQAPAGGAPASGPDA
- a CDS encoding stage II sporulation protein M, whose product is MDLDAYVAEHGGEWRRLEELSRRGRLDAAEVDELVTLYQRAATQLSVLRSRSPDPALVSQLSQVVLRARARLTDRPRPSWAAVGRFLLVNFPGAVYRAWPWWCGVATGFTLLSFFLIWFVAGNPETAGAFIGDEAAGDLVESGFAGYYTEFAAPTFAFHLWTHNAWLAAQCLAAGVLIVPVFYLLWQNALNIGVVGGVMVAYGRADVFFGLITPHGLLELTGVFVAAGLGLRTGWAWIAPPAQLTRGQAVARAGREGIVVAVGLVGLFAVSALIEAFVTPAPVPVPLRVALGAAVWLAFLAYVVLLGRRAPVPVDH
- the manA gene encoding mannose-6-phosphate isomerase, class I, giving the protein MELLYGPIRDYAWGSRSAIARLQGRPVPSDGPEAELWLGAHPGAPAMVDRDGHRVSLTDLLLAEPDHWLGERVVGRFGTRLPFLLKVLAADAPLSLQAHPDAEQARAGHAADADRPDGQRNYVDPYHKPELLVALSPMEALCGFRDPVESAEALTRFGVPGLEPVLAALRTGPAGLRDAVRLLLTWPADERDALVAAVVAAPVAGPEGDLARELAAAYPGDPGVLVAMLLNRVRLAPGEAIWMPAGNLHAYLRGTGVEIMAASDNVLRGGLTPKRVDVDELLRVLRFEVLRDPVVPPLEVAPGVVAWPVPVEDFALHRVTVGAALPEVTLPVPGPRVVLCCSGEVSVDDGGGAVTLGSGRAAVGTAAAGPLRVAGTGEAYVASCGLR
- a CDS encoding cation diffusion facilitator family transporter; this encodes MSANGGTKAIVAALLANAGIAVTKFVAFLLTGSSSMLAESIHSVADSGNQGLLLLGGRRAKRAATPQHPFGYGRERYIYAFIVSIVLFSVGGLFALYEAYHKFSHPEPIDEWQWVPVTVLVVAIIMESFSFRTAIKESNLVRGNQSWVKFVRRAKAPELPVVLLEDLGALVGLVFALFGVGMTLITGNGEWDAIGTAMIGVLLVAIAIILAIETKSLLLGEGAEAHDVAAIEKAVTDGPEFERIIHMKTLYLGPEELMVAAKVAAPACESAEVLARSINTVEARIRAAVPTARVIYLEPDIYSAAAERAGTGSAAHTAVPGSEPGEAAGRPGS
- the ahcY gene encoding adenosylhomocysteinase, which translates into the protein MTSTLPASASGTPSEARPSTLAEGDYKVADLSLAEFGRKEIQLAEHEMPGLMAIRREFADAQPLAGARITGSLHMTIQTAVLIETLVALGAQVRWASCNIFSTQDHAAAAIVVGPDGTPEAPAGVPVYAWKGESLEEYWWCTEQVLTWPDGQGPNMILDDGGDATLLVHKGVEFEKAGVVPPVESADSEEYAVILGVLHRSLAADGQRWTRIASGIKGVTEETTTGVHRLYEMHRAGTLLFPAINVNDSVTKSKFDNKYGCRHSLIDGINRATDVLIGGKMAVVLGYGDVGKGCAESLRGQGARVVVTEVDPICALQAAMDGYQVATLDDVVEQADIFITATGCFNVITNEHMARMKHQAIVGNIGHFDNEIDMAGLAKRSDVERVNIKPQVDLWKFADGHAIIVLSEGRLLNLGNATGHPSFVMSNSFANQTIAQIELYTKTEDYPTGVYVLPKHLDEKVARLHLDALGAKLSTLTKEQAAYLGIPVEGPFKPEHYRY